TGAGGGAAGCGGACCATGCGGAAGATCTGCCAGGAACTGGCCCCCATGGACCGAAGCAGCCGAACCATGTCCGGATCCGCCGAGCGGAGCCCGTCCGCCGTGCTGACGACCACCGGGAAAAAGGTGACCAGGGCGACGACCAGGACCTTGGGCAGCAGGTCGTACCCGAACCAGAGGATGAGCAGGGGAGCGACGGCGATGACCGGCACCGTCTGGGTGCCGACCAAGAGGGGATATAGCCCCCGCTTCAGCCAGGGAGAAAGCTCCATCACCATCGCCAGCAGCCACCCGGCGGCGATTCCCGCCGCGAAGCCGAGGGCCGCCTCCTGCAGCGTCGGTCCCGTGTGGCGGAGGAGGAGGGGCATGTCCGCCGCCAGGGTGCGCAGGATGTCGGTCGGGGCGGGAAGAAGCCATTTTTCCACGCCGGTGAGCCGGACGCCTCCCTCCCACAGGATCAGCAGGAGAAGGAGAATCGACACCGGCGGTCCGATCCTGCGAAGGTGCCTTTGCCACGGAAGGATGGGCACGCCGGTCACCCCTTCCGGTATTTGCCCACTTTTTCATCCCAGTTGAGCCCGGAGGGCTTGTAGTCGATTTTGACGATGCTGATCACCCGATCGCTTCCCGCGGCGATCACCGCCTCCTGGGCCCGCTTCACCACGTCCATCAGCTCGTCGTAGTCTCCCTCCATCGTCGTGTCCAGGGGTCCCACCTCGTAGCGGACGCCCGATTCCCGGATCACATCGATCGCCTTGTCCACCAAGGCGTAGATTTCTTCATCGGTTTTTCCCCGGGGCAATATCTGCAAGCTGACGTTGGCATTCGCCATCCGATCACCTCCCAAAACGTAAAAAAGCCGACCCGGTTTTGGATCGGCATGGCCCACGAGCACTCTCCACCCGTCAAACGGATGGAAGAGGCAAATTCCCTGCGCTGGCATTATCCAGATCAGGTTCGGCGGGTCGGTGCCGATCCGGGCACCCTCTCAGCCGGGCTTCCCCCAGCTCCCCGTTGCCTATTCAGTTTCAGCTACAACATACCACATGTCCCGCGGGTTGACAATGCGTGTGCACATGGGGATTTTTCCCGGTCTGATCAAAAAGGCCATTTTGCTCCGCCCTGCCAACCGGTGTTCCTTTTTTCGAATTGAAATGGAAACGGTCATTTGAAGTCCCGCCCCGCGGCGGGGGGATCGCCATCCGGTTTCCATGCCCGCGACACATCGACAAACCGGTCGCCTTGAAGGAGGGGAACCTCCCCGAACGCATCCATTCGGGCGCAGAAACGGACATCTTCCGCAAAGCCGCGCAAGCGGAGTTCCCTGCCGCCGGCGCAATCCCAGATCAACTCGGCAAGGGAATTCCGCACGGATCGAAAAGCTCCCATAAAGACCCGGGCTTTCGGTGAAAGGCTTCTTCTCAGCCGGGACAGGATCGCCCCGGCCCCAAATCATCCTCGATTCCCGGACGGAGGCGGTTTTCACCCTCTCGGGCATCCGCCCATTGTACACCGCACGGTACCACCGTGATGTCGGTGCCGGTTTGGGCGTGGATTCGTTCGGCTGCGTCGTCAACCGCCGAGACGTTGAGCAGGGACCGACCAACAGGGCGGACGCCTTTGCGGCGGCCGCGGAACACGCCGCTCCGTTCAGGGAAACGGGGGATAAGGAGGGGCCGCCCGGTTCGGCGGCCTCTTTTCGGTCCGCGACGAGGGCGGCTTTTCGTTTTTTCGCAAACCGTTCCGCTTGTCCGTCCCGGGCCGGCGGTGGGGAAAGATCCACGGCGTGAAGTGGAACGCCGTGACGACGGTGGAGGAAAAACTCAGGACATCGACAATGACGGTGATGTCTCCCCGTTCGGCGGCCTCCCTAGCTCCCCGCAGTCCCCATTCCACCCGGCACATATAGGGGGATTGGCTGTACACGAACCGCTACCTC
The sequence above is drawn from the Planifilum fulgidum genome and encodes:
- a CDS encoding ABC transporter permease encodes the protein MPILPWQRHLRRIGPPVSILLLLLILWEGGVRLTGVEKWLLPAPTDILRTLAADMPLLLRHTGPTLQEAALGFAAGIAAGWLLAMVMELSPWLKRGLYPLLVGTQTVPVIAVAPLLILWFGYDLLPKVLVVALVTFFPVVVSTADGLRSADPDMVRLLRSMGASSWQIFRMVRFPHALPAFFSGVKIAATYSVLGAVIAEWLGANVGLGVFLVRAQHSFAADRVFVAILAITFWTWLLFFLIRLLERLAVPWKQSRNDQSAK
- a CDS encoding MTH1187 family thiamine-binding protein, with product MANANVSLQILPRGKTDEEIYALVDKAIDVIRESGVRYEVGPLDTTMEGDYDELMDVVKRAQEAVIAAGSDRVISIVKIDYKPSGLNWDEKVGKYRKG